The proteins below are encoded in one region of Halocatena salina:
- the gcvH gene encoding glycine cleavage system protein GcvH: MSFEIPEDCYYLETHEWARIDEQAGTARVGISEFAQDELGDIVFVELPEPDEEIDQDGELGVVESIKAVSDLYSPLSGTVATVNEAVFDEPERLNDDPYGDGWLLELDEIDASESDALLTAEEYEQQIE; this comes from the coding sequence ATGAGCTTCGAGATACCAGAGGACTGCTACTACCTAGAAACACACGAATGGGCGCGTATTGACGAGCAAGCCGGAACCGCGCGCGTCGGAATCTCTGAATTCGCACAAGACGAACTCGGTGACATCGTGTTCGTCGAGCTACCGGAGCCGGACGAGGAAATCGATCAAGACGGCGAACTCGGCGTGGTGGAATCGATCAAAGCCGTCTCGGATCTGTATTCACCGCTGTCGGGAACCGTTGCTACGGTGAACGAAGCAGTGTTCGACGAACCCGAACGCCTCAACGACGATCCCTACGGCGATGGGTGGCTACTCGAACTCGATGAGATCGACGCGTCCGAAAGTGACGCGCTTCTCACTGCCGAGGAGTACGAACAGCAGATCGAGTAA